A genomic stretch from Limnobacter thiooxidans includes:
- the phaR gene encoding polyhydroxyalkanoate synthesis repressor PhaR: MADATRLIKKYPNRRLYDTQTSSYITLGDVKQLVLENEGFHVVDAKSGEDLTRSILLQIILEEETAGAPIFTSPMLSQIIRFYGNAMQGIMGTFLEKNLQAFMDIQNSFQDQGKNVADGSQFANPELWSQFMSVQTPVIQSMMSNYIEQSKNMFVQMQDQFQNQTRSMFTNFGFPNPGEFPGMSGMPGMPGMPSASKAKPDPTKK; this comes from the coding sequence ATGGCTGACGCAACACGACTGATCAAGAAGTACCCAAACCGACGCTTGTACGACACCCAGACCAGCAGTTACATCACTTTGGGCGATGTGAAGCAGTTGGTGCTTGAGAACGAAGGCTTTCATGTCGTGGATGCAAAAAGTGGTGAAGACCTGACCCGCAGTATTCTGCTTCAGATCATTCTGGAAGAAGAAACTGCAGGTGCGCCGATTTTCACCTCACCCATGCTGTCCCAGATCATCCGGTTTTATGGCAATGCCATGCAAGGCATCATGGGCACATTTCTGGAAAAGAATTTGCAGGCGTTCATGGACATTCAGAACAGCTTTCAAGACCAGGGCAAAAATGTGGCCGACGGCAGCCAGTTTGCCAACCCGGAATTGTGGTCGCAGTTCATGAGTGTGCAAACGCCCGTCATCCAAAGCATGATGAGCAATTACATTGAACAAAGCAAAAACATGTTTGTACAAATGCAGGATCAGTTTCAGAACCAGACCCGCAGCATGTTCACAAACTTTGGATTTCCAAACCCCGGTGAGTTTCCCGGCATGAGTGGTATGCCCGGAATGCCAGGTATGCCTAGTGCTTCAAAAGCCAAGCCGGACCCCACCAAAAAATAA
- the phbB gene encoding acetoacetyl-CoA reductase — protein MSETNEPKVAYVTGGMGGIGTAICKKLCESGYRVIAGCGPNSPRKEKWLGEMRSAGYEVYASEGNVADWDSTVTAFEKVRAEHGTVSILVNNAGITRDGTFVKMSRDDWSAVIDTNLNSLFNVTKQVIGGMVEQGFGRIINISSVNGQKGQFGQTNYSTAKAGLRGFTMALAQEVASKGVTVNTVSPGYIGTDMVRAIRPDVLEKIVNTIPVKRLGTPEEIASICAWLASEDSGFSTGADFSLNGGLHMG, from the coding sequence ATGAGTGAAACAAATGAGCCCAAAGTGGCCTATGTAACCGGCGGTATGGGTGGTATTGGAACGGCCATTTGCAAGAAGCTGTGCGAGTCAGGATATCGGGTAATTGCCGGTTGCGGCCCCAATTCTCCACGCAAGGAAAAATGGCTGGGCGAAATGCGCAGTGCCGGTTACGAAGTGTATGCCAGCGAAGGCAATGTGGCCGACTGGGATAGCACCGTGACTGCATTTGAGAAAGTGCGCGCGGAACACGGTACCGTATCAATTCTTGTCAACAATGCGGGCATTACCCGCGACGGCACCTTTGTAAAAATGAGCCGTGACGATTGGTCTGCTGTGATCGATACCAACCTGAACTCTTTGTTCAATGTCACCAAGCAGGTGATCGGTGGCATGGTTGAACAAGGCTTTGGTCGTATCATCAACATTTCCTCCGTGAACGGCCAGAAAGGGCAGTTTGGTCAGACCAACTACTCCACGGCCAAAGCAGGTTTGCGTGGTTTTACCATGGCGCTGGCGCAGGAAGTGGCCTCCAAGGGTGTCACCGTGAATACGGTTTCTCCCGGTTACATTGGCACCGATATGGTTCGCGCAATTCGTCCAGACGTACTGGAAAAAATTGTGAACACCATTCCAGTCAAGCGTTTGGGAACTCCTGAAGAAATCGCCTCAATTTGTGCCTGGTTGGCCTCAGAGGACTCCGGTTTTTCCACAGGCGCAGACTTTTCCTTGAATGGTGGTTTGCACATGGGTTAA
- a CDS encoding acetyl-CoA C-acetyltransferase, translating into MTEVVIVAAGRTALGKFGGALAKISAPDLGAHVIKGLLEKTGVKGEQISEVILGQVLTAGSGQNPARQSVIKAGLPNTVPAMTINKVCGSGLKAVMLGAQAIACGDAEIVIAGGQENMSAAPHVMMGSRDGFRMGDAKLVDSMIVDGLWDVYNQYHMGITAENVAEKYSINRAEQDEFAVKSQNKAEAAINAGKFKDEIFPLSIPQRKGDPLVFDTDEFPRLGATLDNMTALKPAFKKDGSVTAANASGLNDGAAAVMLMSAAKAKELGLPVLAKIQAYASAGLDPTIMGMGPVPASKKCLEKAGWSASELDLMEINEAFAAQACAVNKEMGWDTSKINVNGGAIALGHPIGASGCRVLVSLIHEMNKRDAKKGLASLCIGGGMGVALAVSR; encoded by the coding sequence ATGACTGAAGTTGTTATTGTTGCAGCAGGCCGCACGGCATTGGGCAAGTTTGGCGGGGCACTCGCAAAAATTTCAGCCCCTGATTTGGGTGCGCATGTCATCAAGGGCCTGCTTGAAAAAACAGGCGTGAAAGGCGAACAAATTTCCGAGGTGATATTGGGGCAGGTGTTGACAGCAGGTTCGGGCCAGAACCCTGCACGTCAATCCGTCATCAAGGCAGGTTTGCCCAACACGGTACCGGCGATGACCATCAACAAGGTGTGTGGCTCGGGTCTCAAGGCGGTGATGCTGGGCGCGCAGGCCATTGCCTGCGGTGATGCAGAAATCGTGATTGCCGGTGGACAGGAAAACATGAGTGCCGCACCTCACGTGATGATGGGCAGCCGCGATGGTTTCCGTATGGGTGATGCCAAGCTGGTTGACAGCATGATTGTGGATGGTCTGTGGGATGTATATAACCAGTACCACATGGGCATTACTGCTGAAAACGTGGCGGAGAAATACAGCATTAACCGTGCAGAGCAGGACGAGTTCGCCGTGAAAAGCCAGAACAAGGCTGAGGCGGCTATCAATGCGGGTAAGTTCAAGGACGAGATTTTCCCCCTGAGTATCCCCCAACGCAAAGGCGACCCTTTGGTATTCGACACCGACGAGTTTCCTCGTCTTGGTGCGACACTGGACAATATGACTGCCTTGAAGCCCGCTTTCAAGAAAGACGGCAGTGTGACTGCAGCCAATGCATCCGGCTTGAATGATGGTGCGGCAGCGGTGATGTTGATGAGCGCAGCGAAGGCCAAGGAACTGGGCTTGCCAGTGTTGGCCAAAATTCAGGCCTATGCCAGCGCGGGTCTGGACCCAACGATTATGGGTATGGGTCCGGTGCCTGCTTCCAAAAAGTGCCTTGAAAAGGCAGGCTGGTCTGCGTCTGAGCTGGATTTGATGGAAATCAACGAAGCTTTTGCAGCGCAGGCTTGCGCGGTCAACAAGGAAATGGGTTGGGACACGTCGAAGATCAACGTGAACGGTGGCGCAATTGCTTTGGGACATCCGATTGGTGCGTCAGGTTGTCGGGTGCTGGTCAGCCTGATTCATGAAATGAACAAGCGCGATGCCAAGAAAGGTTTGGCTTCGCTGTGTATCGGCGGTGGCATGGGTGTGGCGTTGGCCGTGTCTCGCTAA
- a CDS encoding PHA/PHB synthase family protein, with protein sequence MNKQLPDFSEVFGQLLPVAEQMQQQMQAQFQQAMGFFGQFGQMPGLPAVAPLQQAAMGSIQPFMNSIMGACQAAFSQIPMHSLGQIQAEYTAELSALMASAFANLPNPEGKTTQPVPLSTWIQGDKRFAAPDWHDHGVYEFTAAMYSLNARFTKRIVELVPEGSAEKRKVEYAVEQLVDAMSPSNFFVTNPEAQKKLLETRGESLTQAIHNLMADMQKGRISQTDESAFEVGVNVATTPGDVVFECEYFQLLQYKPSTEKVGKQPMLFVPPCINKYYILDLQPANSLVNFVVSQGHTLFLVSWKNPTEAEGHFSWDGYVEEGVIRAIEVSKAISKQPKLNVLGFCVGGTLLATALSTLANRGDDSVNSVTFLTTLLDFKDTGALGVFVDEEQVKAREESIGKGGVMTGKDLSGAFSSLRPNDLIWNYVVNNYLKGEKPPVFDLLYWNSDSTNLPGPMFAWYLRNTYLENKLCQPGKAVVCDLPVDLSLIDVPVYVLATREDHIVPWVSAFQTSHLVSGDVRFVLGASGHIAGVINPANKNKRNYWVCEGEIPDTPEQWFKEAKEVPGSWWNDWAQWLEPMKGGEVKAPAKPGNAKYKSIEPAPGRYVKQRAS encoded by the coding sequence GTGAACAAACAATTACCAGACTTCAGTGAAGTCTTCGGTCAGCTATTGCCTGTTGCTGAACAAATGCAGCAACAGATGCAAGCCCAGTTTCAGCAGGCCATGGGGTTTTTCGGGCAGTTTGGTCAAATGCCAGGCTTGCCTGCGGTGGCCCCATTGCAACAGGCCGCCATGGGCTCGATCCAGCCGTTCATGAATTCGATCATGGGTGCCTGTCAAGCTGCATTCAGTCAAATACCCATGCATTCCCTGGGGCAAATACAAGCCGAATACACAGCCGAATTGTCCGCGTTGATGGCTTCAGCATTTGCCAATCTGCCCAATCCGGAAGGCAAGACAACTCAGCCGGTGCCACTCTCCACCTGGATTCAAGGCGACAAGCGCTTTGCCGCTCCCGACTGGCACGACCATGGCGTGTACGAATTCACCGCAGCGATGTATTCCCTGAACGCGCGGTTTACCAAGCGCATTGTTGAATTGGTGCCAGAGGGCAGCGCCGAAAAGCGCAAGGTAGAGTACGCAGTGGAACAGTTGGTCGATGCGATGAGCCCCTCCAATTTCTTTGTGACCAATCCGGAAGCGCAAAAAAAACTGCTTGAAACACGGGGTGAAAGTTTGACCCAAGCCATTCACAATCTGATGGCGGACATGCAGAAAGGGCGCATTTCGCAAACAGATGAAAGTGCATTTGAAGTGGGCGTCAACGTGGCCACCACGCCTGGTGATGTGGTGTTCGAGTGCGAGTATTTTCAGTTGTTGCAGTACAAGCCGAGTACTGAAAAGGTTGGTAAACAGCCCATGCTGTTTGTGCCCCCTTGCATCAACAAGTACTACATTCTGGATTTGCAACCTGCCAATTCGCTGGTGAATTTCGTGGTCAGCCAGGGGCATACCCTGTTTTTGGTGTCGTGGAAAAATCCGACTGAAGCCGAAGGACATTTTTCTTGGGATGGTTACGTTGAAGAGGGCGTGATCAGGGCCATTGAGGTGTCCAAAGCCATTTCAAAGCAACCCAAATTGAATGTGTTGGGCTTCTGTGTGGGCGGTACTTTGCTGGCCACCGCCTTGTCCACGCTCGCCAACCGTGGCGATGACAGTGTCAACAGCGTCACATTTTTGACCACCTTGCTTGATTTCAAGGACACCGGTGCATTGGGTGTTTTTGTTGATGAAGAACAGGTGAAGGCGCGGGAAGAAAGCATTGGCAAAGGTGGCGTGATGACAGGCAAAGACCTTTCTGGCGCGTTTTCATCGCTTCGCCCCAACGACCTGATCTGGAACTACGTGGTCAACAATTACCTGAAAGGCGAAAAGCCACCGGTTTTTGACCTGCTTTACTGGAACAGCGACAGCACCAATTTGCCTGGCCCCATGTTCGCATGGTATTTGCGTAACACCTATCTGGAAAACAAGTTGTGTCAACCTGGCAAAGCAGTGGTGTGTGACTTGCCTGTGGACTTGAGTTTGATTGATGTACCGGTGTATGTCCTGGCCACTCGCGAAGACCACATTGTGCCGTGGGTCAGTGCCTTTCAGACAAGCCACCTGGTTAGTGGTGATGTGCGTTTTGTGTTGGGTGCCAGCGGGCACATCGCGGGTGTGATCAACCCGGCCAACAAAAATAAACGCAATTACTGGGTGTGTGAGGGTGAAATTCCCGACACGCCCGAGCAATGGTTCAAAGAAGCAAAGGAAGTGCCGGGAAGCTGGTGGAACGATTGGGCGCAGTGGTTAGAGCCTATGAAAGGAGGCGAAGTCAAGGCCCCTGCAAAGCCAGGCAACGCAAAATACAAATCGATTGAGCCCGCGCCTGGACGTTACGTCAAACAGCGTGCTTCGTAA
- the pgeF gene encoding peptidoglycan editing factor PgeF yields the protein MAVTQTGFQAGPHYTSPYGFNLGTHVGDNLADVETRRAAVQAYMGAPIAWLNQVHGCDVHVAKGQPVVAVPDADASVCLDHQTCLAIMTADCLPVVFAAFDSAGAAIGVAAAHAGWRGLVGGVLQATAQALAAQAGVPVQQIRAWMGPAIGPLSFEVGAEVKTAFTQQNPLNRECFKPGLLAGKCMADIYGLARNALAEQGINNVEGGGLDTFKDLRWFSHRRGQQLEAPSGRFATLIRLLPSQGA from the coding sequence GTGGCGGTGACCCAAACCGGTTTTCAAGCCGGTCCACATTACACTTCTCCTTACGGTTTCAATTTGGGAACCCATGTAGGAGACAATCTCGCCGATGTTGAAACTCGTCGGGCAGCGGTTCAAGCCTACATGGGCGCGCCAATTGCCTGGTTGAATCAGGTTCATGGTTGCGATGTGCATGTTGCCAAAGGGCAGCCAGTTGTCGCTGTTCCCGACGCTGATGCGTCTGTGTGTCTTGACCATCAAACTTGCCTGGCGATCATGACCGCGGATTGTCTTCCAGTGGTGTTCGCTGCCTTTGACTCTGCAGGTGCGGCAATTGGTGTGGCTGCGGCCCATGCGGGTTGGCGTGGGCTGGTCGGGGGGGTCCTTCAGGCCACGGCGCAGGCTTTGGCCGCACAAGCAGGGGTGCCTGTTCAGCAAATCAGGGCCTGGATGGGGCCCGCTATTGGCCCCCTGTCATTTGAGGTGGGGGCAGAGGTTAAAACCGCCTTCACTCAACAAAATCCCCTGAACCGCGAGTGTTTCAAACCAGGCTTGCTGGCAGGCAAGTGCATGGCCGACATCTATGGACTGGCACGCAATGCCTTGGCCGAACAGGGAATCAACAATGTGGAAGGCGGCGGCCTGGACACTTTCAAGGATTTGAGGTGGTTTTCTCACCGGCGGGGTCAGCAACTTGAGGCTCCATCGGGCCGTTTTGCGACATTGATTCGGCTTCTTCCTTCGCAAGGCGCTTGA
- a CDS encoding RluA family pseudouridine synthase — translation MTSETHDSAESAQADQPLQARVPMEMGGSRLDKVIAELFPQYSRSRLQGWLKEERVLVNGVAAAKGNQKVQGMDRIALSPGVLAHMQALVPEDMNLDIVARTAEYTVVNKQAGLVVHPAPGHWTGTLMNGLYHLDPELIHVPRAGIVHRLDADTTGLMVVARTQETQVKLVQMLQARIVKRVYLAMVWGRIANPLTVNNPLGRDPRNRLRMAVVDHGKPAVTHFTPVAFGELMEVPVTLMVCRLETGRTHQIRVHAQHAGFALVADPVYKIKGAGSHSALRLSSIELPNGENFERQALHATHLSFPDPAFFHVQGDDEAAEDWDESLGNHEWPEYVAKAPEDLRLLGEMAGIDFHSDEVEEAVLDEAHQHKASVLIRFDEDDLDELE, via the coding sequence ATGACGTCCGAAACCCATGACAGCGCGGAAAGCGCACAAGCCGATCAACCTTTGCAAGCCAGAGTACCCATGGAAATGGGCGGTTCGCGATTGGACAAAGTGATTGCGGAGTTGTTCCCGCAGTATTCACGTTCACGGCTGCAAGGCTGGCTTAAAGAGGAGCGTGTGTTGGTGAATGGTGTGGCTGCGGCCAAGGGCAACCAGAAGGTTCAGGGTATGGACAGAATTGCCTTGAGCCCGGGTGTTTTGGCTCACATGCAGGCCTTGGTTCCTGAAGACATGAATCTGGACATTGTCGCTCGCACCGCCGAATACACGGTGGTGAACAAGCAGGCTGGTTTGGTGGTACACCCTGCACCCGGTCATTGGACAGGTACCCTGATGAACGGGTTGTATCACTTGGACCCCGAGTTGATTCATGTACCCCGTGCTGGCATTGTTCATCGGCTTGATGCAGATACAACCGGTCTGATGGTGGTTGCGCGCACGCAGGAAACCCAGGTCAAGCTGGTTCAGATGTTGCAGGCCCGTATTGTGAAGCGCGTTTACCTGGCCATGGTGTGGGGGCGAATTGCCAACCCGCTGACAGTCAACAACCCCTTGGGCCGTGACCCGCGCAACCGCTTGCGCATGGCGGTGGTTGATCATGGCAAGCCAGCCGTGACCCACTTCACACCGGTCGCATTTGGCGAGTTGATGGAAGTGCCTGTGACCTTGATGGTGTGCCGCCTTGAAACAGGTCGGACCCATCAAATTCGTGTGCATGCCCAACATGCCGGGTTTGCACTGGTGGCTGACCCGGTCTACAAGATCAAGGGGGCTGGCAGCCATTCAGCCCTTCGCCTCTCCTCCATCGAGTTGCCCAATGGCGAGAATTTCGAGCGACAGGCTTTGCACGCAACCCACTTGAGTTTCCCCGATCCTGCCTTTTTCCATGTACAGGGCGACGATGAAGCAGCCGAAGATTGGGACGAAAGCCTGGGCAATCACGAATGGCCTGAATATGTGGCCAAGGCCCCGGAAGATTTGCGCCTGCTGGGTGAAATGGCAGGCATTGATTTTCATTCAGATGAAGTTGAAGAGGCTGTGCTTGATGAAGCCCATCAGCACAAGGCATCCGTACTCATTCGATTTGATGAAGATGATCTCGACGAGCTTGAGTGA
- a CDS encoding outer membrane protein assembly factor BamD yields MNKTTLAPRTAWLRTLSQLFLIPALVFALAACGAAKQFDETEGWSPARLYEEAKAEIDVGNYERGIELLEKLESRYPYGRFAQQAQIDTAFAYYKAGDNAQALAATERFIKLYPNHQNLDYVFYLRGLISFNEDKGIFSLLSGEDQSARDPKGTRAAFDAFKEVVTRFPESKYFDDSKSRLQYLVNALAQNELHVARYYYKRGAYLAAVNRAQEVVRRFEQTPSIEEALFISLRSYEKLNMTSLAADTKRVINLNFKDSPYWKMDLPEKDQVEAKWWQVWKD; encoded by the coding sequence ATGAACAAAACCACTTTGGCCCCGCGCACCGCCTGGTTGCGCACATTATCGCAGTTATTCCTCATCCCCGCGCTGGTTTTCGCACTGGCCGCCTGCGGCGCGGCAAAACAATTCGACGAAACCGAAGGCTGGAGCCCAGCTCGTCTCTATGAAGAGGCAAAAGCTGAAATCGACGTGGGCAACTACGAACGCGGCATTGAATTGCTCGAAAAACTCGAATCCCGCTACCCGTATGGTCGCTTTGCCCAACAGGCTCAAATTGACACGGCATTTGCCTATTACAAGGCAGGTGACAATGCGCAGGCTTTGGCTGCCACCGAGCGGTTTATCAAGCTTTACCCCAACCACCAGAACCTGGACTACGTGTTTTATCTGCGGGGCTTGATCAGCTTCAATGAAGACAAAGGTATCTTCTCCCTGCTCTCCGGTGAGGATCAAAGCGCACGTGACCCGAAAGGAACCCGTGCGGCGTTCGACGCATTCAAGGAAGTTGTCACTCGCTTCCCCGAAAGTAAATACTTTGATGACAGCAAATCGCGTTTGCAGTACCTGGTCAATGCATTGGCCCAGAACGAATTGCACGTAGCTCGGTATTATTACAAGCGCGGCGCTTATCTCGCTGCAGTGAACAGGGCTCAGGAAGTGGTACGCCGCTTCGAACAAACTCCGTCAATTGAAGAAGCTCTGTTCATCAGCCTGCGCAGCTATGAAAAGTTGAACATGACTTCACTGGCCGCTGACACCAAGCGCGTGATCAACCTGAACTTCAAAGACAGCCCTTACTGGAAAATGGATCTGCCCGAGAAAGACCAGGTAGAAGCCAAATGGTGGCAAGTCTGGAAAGACTGA
- a CDS encoding ATP-dependent DNA helicase — protein sequence MFDFSEPLNEAFAPGGALSRRLPGFSARESQIEMAQAVGQAIESQSALVVEAGTGTGKTFAYVVPALLSGRRVLLSTATKTLQDQLFNKDLPLVREALGVPVNVALLKGRQNYVCHFHLERALKEARLPSAKEVDHLQKVRVFAGRTQTGDRADCAGVPEDSAVWSWVTSNKDNCLGGECPNASECFVNKARRDALDAEVVVVNHHLFLADLALKEEGIAELLPACDVIVFDEAHQLPDIATSLLGQAISTAQCQEFLRDVLIEGRTSSADAGDWDSVLRPMELALKEIRRIVGTEIDSARFTHAQFLALNGVSTVCADFESRLENLIEMISPLSVRNESWVKLMGRASELCLRWQDWFSPPSAQDDAQSVRWVSVSTNVVQFCDSPLDVSNAFAKLYAEQAKAWVFTSATLSIKDSLEHFTLQVGLDECKQLLLPSPFDYESQALLCVPDNLPFPNEPQFSRKLCESVWPLLLSSAGGVFFLCTSHRAVKQVGEYLRERIEKDDLDWSLLVQGEASRAELLEQFRVLNNPVLVGAASFWEGVDIRGEGLRLVIIDKLPFAPPDDPVYQAKSELIKNRGGNAFQDLSLPDAAIALKQGAGRLIRDETDWGVLLIGDRRLVEKGYGKLLWRSLPPFKRTRELQVAVDFMKNKRSS from the coding sequence ATGTTTGATTTTTCAGAACCCTTGAATGAGGCTTTTGCCCCTGGTGGTGCATTGTCTCGACGTTTGCCTGGGTTTTCTGCTCGGGAATCCCAGATTGAAATGGCCCAAGCCGTGGGCCAGGCCATAGAAAGCCAATCCGCCTTGGTGGTTGAAGCGGGTACGGGCACGGGAAAAACATTTGCTTACGTGGTGCCCGCCTTGTTGTCTGGTCGTCGAGTGTTGTTGTCGACAGCCACCAAAACGCTGCAAGACCAGTTATTCAACAAAGACCTGCCTCTGGTTCGCGAGGCCTTGGGTGTACCGGTCAATGTGGCCCTGCTGAAAGGCCGTCAGAATTACGTTTGCCATTTTCACCTGGAACGTGCCTTGAAAGAGGCCCGGTTACCCTCAGCCAAGGAAGTGGATCATCTTCAGAAGGTGCGTGTTTTTGCGGGTCGTACTCAAACCGGTGACCGAGCAGACTGCGCGGGTGTTCCTGAAGATTCCGCAGTCTGGAGCTGGGTCACTTCCAACAAAGACAATTGCCTCGGGGGCGAGTGCCCCAATGCATCCGAATGCTTTGTCAACAAGGCCCGCCGCGATGCGCTGGATGCAGAAGTAGTTGTAGTCAATCACCATTTGTTTCTCGCCGATCTGGCCTTGAAAGAAGAGGGCATTGCGGAGTTGCTGCCCGCCTGCGATGTGATTGTGTTTGACGAGGCACACCAGTTACCAGATATTGCGACCAGTCTTCTTGGTCAAGCGATTTCGACTGCCCAGTGCCAGGAGTTTTTACGCGATGTGCTGATTGAGGGCCGAACTTCCAGCGCCGATGCCGGCGATTGGGACTCGGTATTGCGCCCGATGGAACTGGCGCTGAAAGAGATTCGACGAATTGTTGGCACCGAAATTGATTCGGCGCGGTTCACTCATGCCCAGTTTCTGGCTTTGAACGGGGTGTCAACGGTGTGTGCCGATTTCGAAAGCAGGCTTGAAAACCTGATTGAAATGATTAGTCCATTGTCGGTTCGCAATGAATCCTGGGTGAAACTCATGGGGCGGGCCAGTGAACTGTGCCTGCGTTGGCAAGACTGGTTTTCACCGCCTAGTGCGCAAGACGATGCACAATCTGTTCGGTGGGTGAGCGTGTCAACCAATGTGGTGCAGTTTTGTGATTCGCCGCTGGATGTGTCCAATGCATTTGCGAAGTTGTATGCCGAGCAGGCCAAGGCCTGGGTGTTCACCAGTGCCACGTTGAGTATCAAGGACAGCCTGGAACACTTCACCTTGCAGGTAGGGCTTGATGAATGCAAGCAGTTGCTGCTGCCCAGCCCCTTCGATTACGAATCGCAAGCCTTGTTGTGCGTGCCTGATAATCTCCCTTTTCCCAACGAACCCCAGTTCAGCAGAAAGCTTTGTGAGTCGGTGTGGCCTTTGTTGTTATCCAGCGCGGGCGGGGTGTTTTTCCTGTGTACCAGTCACCGTGCCGTAAAGCAGGTGGGCGAATACCTTCGCGAACGGATTGAAAAAGACGATCTCGACTGGAGCCTGTTGGTCCAGGGTGAGGCCTCGCGTGCTGAGCTTCTGGAACAGTTTCGGGTGCTGAACAACCCCGTGTTGGTGGGGGCAGCCAGTTTTTGGGAAGGTGTGGACATTCGTGGTGAAGGTTTGCGGCTGGTGATTATCGACAAGCTGCCGTTTGCACCACCCGATGATCCTGTTTACCAGGCCAAAAGCGAGTTGATCAAAAATCGGGGGGGCAATGCCTTTCAGGATTTGTCACTGCCCGACGCTGCAATCGCACTGAAACAGGGCGCGGGTCGGTTGATTCGTGACGAAACCGATTGGGGCGTGTTGTTGATCGGCGACCGGCGTTTGGTCGAGAAAGGCTACGGCAAGTTGTTGTGGCGAAGCCTGCCACCATTCAAGCGTACACGCGAACTACAAGTGGCCGTCGATTTCATGAAAAACAAACGAAGCTCATAA
- a CDS encoding YdcH family protein, protein MVHTEDIESIKRRIVELQVEHRDLDQIIGMLISQPGFDQLQIRRLKKRKLQIKDSITLLQIQLEPDIPA, encoded by the coding sequence ATGGTCCACACAGAAGACATCGAATCGATCAAACGCCGAATTGTAGAACTGCAGGTCGAGCACCGGGATCTGGACCAGATTATCGGCATGCTGATATCTCAGCCCGGTTTCGACCAGTTGCAGATTCGTCGCCTGAAAAAGCGCAAGCTTCAAATCAAGGATTCGATCACCTTGTTGCAGATCCAGCTTGAACCCGACATTCCCGCCTAA